From Leptospira dzoumogneensis, one genomic window encodes:
- a CDS encoding M23 family metallopeptidase → MAAQKGKNQMKRKTILSIVGASALVVLSWKSFANTYLEEVKVDNQFIQTYQSREGIWIVPGKVKESLEDLYHKFGTSEREVRLLNGIHDSGKIQNSEPVFFPYNSNYTRNLLLEDKGREIFTSDSRELIWPLSFKYSRVTSRLGRRWNALHAGVDIACPNGSVVIAAADGVVTDSKRDGGYGLRVVLSHPQINGIQTLYAHNSLLFVKQGDKVKKGQVLALSGNTGHTTGPHVHFEVRYQNVVLNPEHYLPPFLADKESQVAIAKETIQQ, encoded by the coding sequence TTGGCGGCGCAAAAAGGAAAGAACCAAATGAAAAGAAAAACTATTCTTTCGATAGTAGGTGCATCAGCCCTAGTCGTACTTTCCTGGAAATCTTTCGCAAATACATATTTGGAAGAAGTGAAGGTAGATAACCAATTCATCCAAACCTATCAATCTAGAGAAGGGATCTGGATCGTTCCCGGAAAAGTAAAAGAATCCTTAGAGGATCTTTACCACAAATTCGGAACCTCAGAAAGAGAGGTTCGCCTTCTGAACGGGATCCACGACAGCGGAAAGATCCAAAACTCAGAACCTGTATTCTTCCCTTATAATTCAAATTACACTCGCAATCTTCTATTAGAGGACAAAGGAAGAGAGATCTTCACCTCGGATTCCAGAGAATTGATCTGGCCTTTAAGCTTCAAATATTCCAGAGTTACTTCCAGATTGGGAAGACGTTGGAACGCATTGCACGCAGGTGTGGACATTGCTTGCCCGAACGGTTCTGTAGTGATCGCTGCGGCTGACGGAGTGGTGACGGATTCCAAAAGAGACGGTGGATATGGACTAAGAGTAGTTCTTTCTCATCCTCAGATCAACGGTATCCAAACATTATATGCTCATAATTCTCTTCTTTTTGTAAAACAGGGTGATAAGGTTAAAAAAGGACAGGTGCTTGCACTTTCCGGGAATACTGGACACACGACTGGACCACATGTTCACTTCGAAGTTCGTTACCAAAACGTGGTCTTGAACCCTGAACATTATCTTCCTCCATTCTTAGCTGATAAAGAATCCCAAGTTGCGATCGCAAAAGAAACCATCCAACAATAA
- a CDS encoding helix-turn-helix domain-containing protein translates to MKQADAEELDGKELISSEHITEVVKENLKLIRHTKGLSLDKLASRCGVSRAMLSQIEQGKSVPTIAVLWKIATGLNVPFSELLKEKGTEGVFLLKAENTKVLYSSSKVYSSRALFPFIGGRRVEFYELILKPGGIEVAEAHKAGTTENLVVVQGKLRLRVGDKVVELDAKDSVYFRADVPHEYINPTDTETLMYLVMEYTDEAN, encoded by the coding sequence ATGAAACAGGCCGACGCCGAAGAACTGGATGGGAAGGAACTCATCTCCAGCGAACATATAACAGAAGTCGTTAAAGAAAACCTAAAATTAATTCGCCATACTAAAGGACTCTCATTAGACAAATTGGCATCTCGTTGTGGTGTGAGCCGAGCCATGCTTTCTCAAATAGAGCAGGGAAAAAGTGTTCCTACAATCGCGGTATTATGGAAGATCGCAACAGGTCTTAACGTTCCTTTCAGCGAACTTCTAAAAGAGAAGGGAACAGAAGGAGTTTTTCTCTTAAAAGCAGAGAATACAAAAGTCTTATATTCCAGTTCAAAGGTATATTCTAGTCGTGCCTTGTTTCCGTTTATCGGAGGCAGAAGGGTAGAATTTTACGAACTGATCCTGAAACCGGGCGGAATCGAAGTTGCAGAGGCTCATAAAGCCGGAACAACTGAGAATCTTGTAGTGGTCCAAGGAAAATTGCGCCTCCGTGTGGGGGACAAGGTGGTAGAACTGGATGCAAAGGATTCCGTATATTTTAGAGCGGACGTTCCCCACGAATACATCAATCCAACGGATACAGAAACTCTCATGTATCTGGTCATGGAATATACGGACGAAGCTAACTAA
- a CDS encoding HAD family hydrolase — MFSNTDWSSEIFSYLEENLAGRKFQTALFDFDNTLVRGDFGEEVMCELLKAGVPWIQSLSPFFPEPSISERMETLRKTDTQAFMDEVWKYYESKIEKEGLEAGYRWSTWIFSGRSTKELQNTANLVWENHQKDTSSKAVQAFYPMFELVKEFEKAGTKIWIVTASPAPVIQVVSEQWGIPKENVLGMRLVEKHGILSHELIEPFTYGIGKVEFLNLANGNQGYDIAFGDSENDFPMLSHGRSKGIFLDRGKKKVPPTGTLIQSVADWKTVAKPL; from the coding sequence TTGTTCTCTAATACCGACTGGTCTTCCGAAATCTTTTCCTATTTAGAAGAGAACCTGGCTGGTCGGAAGTTCCAAACAGCTTTATTCGATTTTGATAATACTCTTGTCCGAGGAGATTTCGGAGAAGAAGTTATGTGCGAACTTCTAAAAGCCGGAGTTCCCTGGATCCAATCACTTTCTCCTTTTTTTCCTGAGCCTTCCATTTCGGAAAGAATGGAAACCTTACGTAAGACGGACACCCAAGCCTTCATGGACGAGGTCTGGAAATATTACGAATCCAAGATAGAAAAAGAAGGACTCGAGGCCGGATACAGATGGTCTACCTGGATCTTTTCAGGCAGATCCACAAAAGAATTACAGAATACTGCAAATCTTGTTTGGGAAAATCATCAGAAGGATACAAGTTCCAAGGCAGTCCAAGCATTTTATCCTATGTTCGAACTTGTAAAAGAATTCGAGAAGGCCGGGACCAAAATTTGGATCGTAACCGCTTCTCCTGCACCTGTGATCCAAGTAGTCTCCGAGCAATGGGGAATTCCGAAAGAAAATGTTCTAGGTATGAGACTCGTTGAAAAGCACGGGATCTTAAGTCATGAACTGATAGAACCTTTCACCTATGGGATCGGAAAAGTAGAATTCCTCAATCTTGCCAATGGGAACCAAGGATATGACATTGCATTCGGAGACTCGGAGAATGATTTCCCTATGCTTTCTCATGGTAGATCCAAAGGAATATTTTTGGATAGGGGCAAGAAGAAGGTCCCACCAACGGGAACTCTCATCCAAAGCGTGGCAGACTGGAAGACAGTGGCAAAGCCGTTATAA
- a CDS encoding RluA family pseudouridine synthase, with the protein MKETRPKFQVPENPIHKWYEKGFLLAVEKPAGIPVHATFDPNRPNLEDLVRQQEKEPELRLLHRLDRDTSGILLFCKEPSKNKEADSILADSEKTYLAICVGIPTEKEFRVECFLKDGKGKVSSVRSGGKKAITDFTLLSYSKEKNLSLVAAKLVTGRRHQIRFHLYSIGTPILGDETYSDPSIKSLVSKPKRFLLHSYLLKFKNEFEEDIKIVSELPSDFQSYLRFFSGIRFPE; encoded by the coding sequence ATGAAGGAAACAAGGCCCAAATTCCAGGTCCCTGAGAATCCGATCCATAAATGGTATGAGAAGGGGTTCCTACTTGCTGTGGAAAAACCGGCCGGCATCCCGGTCCATGCAACCTTCGACCCGAACCGTCCCAATCTGGAAGATCTTGTCAGACAACAGGAGAAGGAGCCGGAATTAAGACTGCTTCATAGACTGGACAGAGATACAAGCGGCATCCTACTATTCTGCAAGGAGCCATCTAAAAACAAAGAAGCGGATTCAATCTTAGCAGATTCGGAAAAAACGTATCTGGCGATTTGTGTTGGAATTCCAACAGAGAAAGAATTCAGAGTGGAATGTTTTTTAAAAGATGGAAAAGGAAAGGTAAGCTCGGTTCGTTCCGGTGGCAAAAAAGCGATTACTGATTTTACTCTTCTCTCCTATTCAAAGGAGAAAAATCTCTCTTTGGTTGCCGCAAAATTAGTTACGGGAAGAAGGCACCAGATCCGATTTCATCTATATTCTATCGGAACTCCTATCTTGGGAGATGAAACTTACAGTGATCCTTCGATTAAAAGTTTAGTTTCTAAACCAAAACGTTTTTTATTACATTCGTATCTTCTAAAATTCAAAAATGAATTCGAGGAAGATATTAAAATTGTATCGGAGCTTCCTTCCGATTTTCAATCGTATCTACGCTTTTTTTCTGGCATACGATTCCCAGAATGA
- a CDS encoding alpha-glucosidase, with protein sequence MRFFFIISILFAFLFNCGSRFEKISPFSVPPQEFDLGNGVKAVFLPTELSFITSKGRILEFNLKDAFLSSAKGEQIVNYRKATFKIKDKILLECGAQTIESLGLGSDALYLKGKLTGNNCETEYSIRFVSSSNSGLDWKVEITNPELNRTYIKFKSDESESIYGLGEQFSHLNLKGKKPFLFSEEQGVGRGDQPITWGAELLEGAGGNEYSTYTPIPFFLTSRNRAFFFENSSYSVFDFEEDSEIAVEFRERGLNVKSWKAANPKEILKLYTSHTGRFPNLPDWAYGTWLGIQGGKSVVLEKIEEAKKAGNPISALWIQDWVGQRKTVFGSQLWWKWFPDETRYPDFKNFVKELNQKNIQVLGYINPMLATEGPLFEEAVKNNYLVKDKEGKDYIVQTAGFPAGLLDLTNPKTRTWIKNIIKQNLIGNGLSGWMADFGEWLPTDAVLFSKESSEIYHNRYPVEWARLNREAIQEVGKEGHIVFFTRAGYSYSNKYSTSFWAGDQMVSWGRHDGIVSSLIGILSGGMSGISLNHSDIGGYTTIPSPIKDYFRSKELFLRWAELNVFTPVFRTHEGNRPAKNHQPYSDPDTIKEFARYGQMHLALKEYFKFLNKEASESGLPLLRPLYLSYPEDNHTRDLQNQFLLGEDLLVIPVLEKGEDTVKGYLPKGEWEHVWTGKIFQGGTWAEVDAPLGYPAIFLKKKGVWYEKLKSSLSTFKKN encoded by the coding sequence ATGAGGTTCTTTTTTATTATCAGCATACTATTTGCATTTTTATTCAACTGCGGATCCAGATTTGAAAAAATCTCTCCGTTTTCCGTTCCTCCTCAGGAATTCGATCTTGGTAACGGGGTCAAAGCAGTATTCCTGCCTACTGAACTATCGTTCATCACTTCTAAGGGTAGAATATTAGAATTCAACTTAAAAGACGCATTTCTCTCTTCTGCAAAAGGGGAACAGATCGTAAATTATAGAAAGGCAACATTCAAGATCAAAGATAAGATCTTATTGGAATGCGGAGCCCAGACAATCGAAAGTCTTGGATTAGGATCCGATGCATTATATCTCAAAGGAAAACTTACAGGAAATAACTGCGAAACAGAATACTCTATCAGATTCGTATCTTCTTCCAACTCCGGACTAGACTGGAAGGTAGAAATTACAAACCCGGAACTAAATCGCACATATATCAAATTCAAATCGGACGAATCCGAAAGTATCTATGGACTAGGCGAACAATTCTCTCATCTCAACTTAAAAGGAAAAAAACCTTTCTTATTCTCTGAAGAACAGGGAGTGGGAAGGGGAGACCAGCCGATTACCTGGGGCGCAGAATTATTAGAAGGTGCCGGCGGAAATGAATACAGCACTTATACCCCAATCCCATTTTTTCTCACTTCCCGGAACAGAGCATTCTTTTTCGAAAACAGTTCTTATTCGGTTTTTGATTTTGAAGAAGATTCCGAAATTGCTGTAGAGTTCAGAGAAAGAGGGCTTAACGTAAAATCCTGGAAGGCTGCAAATCCGAAAGAGATCTTAAAATTATACACTTCTCATACCGGTAGATTTCCGAATCTGCCTGATTGGGCTTATGGGACTTGGCTCGGTATCCAAGGCGGAAAATCGGTCGTTTTGGAAAAGATAGAAGAAGCTAAAAAAGCCGGAAATCCGATCAGTGCCCTTTGGATCCAGGACTGGGTGGGGCAAAGAAAGACAGTATTCGGTTCTCAACTCTGGTGGAAATGGTTTCCGGATGAAACTCGTTATCCTGATTTTAAAAACTTCGTAAAAGAATTAAATCAAAAGAATATTCAGGTTTTAGGATATATCAATCCTATGCTTGCCACAGAAGGGCCTCTATTCGAAGAAGCGGTCAAAAATAATTATTTAGTAAAAGATAAAGAAGGAAAAGATTATATAGTACAAACTGCGGGATTCCCGGCAGGACTATTAGATCTTACAAATCCAAAAACCCGCACTTGGATCAAAAATATCATCAAACAAAATCTGATAGGCAACGGACTCTCAGGTTGGATGGCTGATTTTGGAGAATGGTTGCCTACGGATGCTGTATTATTCTCTAAAGAATCTTCGGAAATTTATCATAATCGTTATCCGGTAGAATGGGCAAGACTGAACCGAGAAGCAATCCAAGAAGTTGGAAAAGAAGGACATATCGTATTCTTTACACGTGCAGGTTATAGTTATTCCAATAAATATTCCACTTCCTTTTGGGCGGGAGACCAGATGGTGAGTTGGGGAAGACATGATGGGATCGTATCTTCTCTTATCGGGATCTTGAGTGGTGGAATGTCAGGGATCAGTTTGAATCATAGCGATATAGGAGGATACACAACAATTCCTAGTCCAATCAAAGATTATTTCAGATCCAAAGAATTATTTCTTCGTTGGGCGGAATTGAATGTATTCACTCCGGTTTTTAGGACCCATGAAGGGAATAGACCTGCTAAAAACCACCAACCATATTCTGATCCGGACACAATAAAAGAATTTGCAAGATACGGACAGATGCACCTTGCATTAAAAGAATATTTCAAATTTCTAAATAAAGAAGCTTCCGAATCAGGGCTACCACTTTTACGTCCGCTCTATCTTTCATATCCGGAAGACAATCATACAAGAGATCTGCAAAACCAATTCTTACTAGGAGAGGATCTACTCGTGATCCCGGTCTTAGAAAAAGGAGAAGATACGGTAAAAGGATATCTTCCCAAAGGAGAATGGGAACACGTTTGGACAGGCAAAATATTCCAGGGAGGAACTTGGGCAGAAGTCGATGCTCCACTTGGATATCCCGCGATCTTTTTGAAAAAGAAAGGTGTTTGGTATGAAAAATTAAAATCTTCACTTTCCACTTTTAAAAAGAACTGA
- a CDS encoding class I SAM-dependent DNA methyltransferase produces the protein MKLYSELAEYYFDIEKNARKFEMETQFIDRLFRKHRVRNILDLGCGTGEHVTHFQSLGYKSRGIDSSIKMIEVAKKRYSHCKFEVGAMQSYKSQEKWDAIISLFGSFNYLLSNEEVEAALKNLELNLKPAGIAVLEVWNAEPLRKIKRKAIGPVAQIKAKNATIQRNRGFRLVRADQSTVVEVNYIYNLNAKEIKDKHLMRAYFLVELQRMLAKHRMEILHVYSNYNEVKFKSNASRMILVLKKKV, from the coding sequence ATGAAACTCTACTCGGAACTGGCAGAATATTACTTCGATATTGAAAAGAACGCTCGAAAATTCGAGATGGAAACCCAGTTTATAGACAGGCTTTTCCGAAAACACAGGGTCCGGAATATTTTGGATCTGGGCTGCGGGACCGGAGAGCATGTCACCCATTTCCAAAGCCTTGGATATAAGTCTCGCGGAATAGATTCCTCCATCAAAATGATAGAAGTCGCCAAAAAAAGATATTCCCATTGTAAATTCGAAGTGGGAGCAATGCAATCCTATAAGTCCCAGGAAAAATGGGACGCGATCATCAGTTTATTCGGTTCCTTTAATTATTTATTATCTAATGAAGAAGTAGAAGCAGCCCTCAAAAATCTGGAGCTGAATCTGAAACCGGCAGGCATAGCAGTTTTAGAAGTTTGGAATGCGGAACCTCTGCGCAAGATCAAAAGAAAAGCGATCGGCCCGGTCGCTCAGATCAAAGCAAAAAACGCAACCATCCAGAGAAACAGAGGATTTCGTCTAGTCAGAGCGGACCAATCCACAGTAGTAGAAGTAAATTATATCTATAATCTGAACGCAAAAGAGATCAAAGACAAACATTTGATGAGAGCCTACTTCCTGGTAGAACTCCAAAGAATGCTCGCAAAACACAGGATGGAGATCCTACATGTATACTCCAACTATAATGAAGTAAAATTCAAAAGTAACGCGAGTAGAATGATCTTAGTGTTGAAGAAGAAGGTGTAA
- a CDS encoding sulfurtransferase translates to MSHWSFLKTDLNEKQDLFIDCRSQAQYQESTLKGAYYFPFVKKAFASDPDSSKKLLGPIEEILALAKKEEKSRILVFDEGMGMFASRLVFLLRSAGFQNAFLIGQRWPVDGAKEKGSKELDCGPASKVRKLEGVIDKAFLEKNLTRLQIFDTRTPEEYDGKLPRLTAPEPGSLCGRLPGAFLWDWRMLYDANGELVDKTFFNKKLRGFPFMPERTTVIYDYNGARSSLLAMMLKEVGYNDVNVYVGSWFEWRKSNLPKQAANIYGQAGVGASAPRVGGTDRKS, encoded by the coding sequence TTGTCTCACTGGAGTTTTCTTAAAACCGACCTGAACGAAAAGCAGGACTTATTCATCGATTGCCGCTCACAAGCGCAATACCAGGAATCCACCTTAAAGGGTGCGTATTATTTTCCATTCGTCAAAAAGGCTTTTGCTTCCGATCCGGACTCTTCCAAAAAATTATTGGGTCCGATCGAAGAGATACTTGCTCTCGCTAAAAAAGAAGAGAAGTCCAGGATCTTGGTTTTTGACGAGGGGATGGGGATGTTCGCATCTAGACTCGTTTTCCTTTTGAGAAGCGCAGGTTTTCAAAATGCGTTCTTGATCGGACAACGTTGGCCTGTGGACGGAGCCAAAGAAAAAGGTTCCAAAGAGTTGGATTGCGGCCCTGCATCCAAAGTCCGCAAGCTGGAAGGAGTGATAGACAAAGCATTCTTAGAAAAGAACTTAACTAGACTCCAAATTTTCGATACTCGCACACCTGAAGAATATGATGGAAAACTTCCTCGTTTAACTGCTCCCGAGCCTGGGAGTTTATGCGGAAGATTACCGGGTGCTTTCCTTTGGGATTGGAGAATGTTGTATGACGCGAACGGTGAGCTCGTGGACAAAACATTCTTCAATAAAAAGTTAAGAGGTTTTCCTTTCATGCCGGAAAGGACCACTGTTATCTATGATTATAACGGAGCAAGATCCTCCTTACTCGCTATGATGCTCAAAGAAGTAGGATACAACGACGTGAATGTTTATGTTGGCTCTTGGTTTGAATGGAGAAAATCCAATCTACCTAAACAAGCAGCGAATATATACGGACAGGCCGGAGTAGGAGCTTCTGCGCCAAGAGTCGGTGGAACAGACAGAAAAAGTTAA
- the perRB gene encoding peroxide-responsive transcriptional repressor PerRB, protein MTVLGKHKQYCLTPDEIESRLKSVSIQPTMQRISICQYVLCEADHPTAEEVKEWVDKRSLKMSLATVYNTLNVLVSAGLLREFKFSCLGKSVFDSNIDDHFHFFDEKSGKFHDLDAELLTIDSKLPKEFKVNKMDILFTGSLEESNSTV, encoded by the coding sequence ATGACTGTTTTAGGTAAACACAAACAATACTGCCTGACTCCGGACGAAATAGAGAGTAGATTAAAATCGGTTTCGATACAACCGACCATGCAAAGGATTTCCATTTGCCAATACGTACTTTGTGAAGCGGATCATCCAACCGCAGAAGAAGTAAAAGAATGGGTGGATAAACGTTCTTTGAAGATGAGTTTGGCGACCGTCTATAATACTTTAAACGTTCTAGTATCTGCAGGTCTATTAAGAGAATTTAAATTTTCCTGTTTGGGCAAGTCCGTATTCGACAGCAATATAGACGACCATTTCCATTTCTTCGATGAGAAATCAGGTAAATTCCATGATTTGGACGCGGAACTTCTGACAATTGATTCTAAATTACCGAAAGAGTTTAAAGTGAATAAGATGGATATCCTATTCACAGGCTCCTTGGAAGAATCAAACTCTACCGTTTAA
- the lpdA gene encoding dihydrolipoyl dehydrogenase encodes MAENYDLTVIGGGPGGYVAAIRAAQLGLNVCLVEKEKLGGVCLNWGCIPTKALLESAHLLESIRKSESFGLKVEKASPDFPNIIKRSRGVADTMSNGVEFLMKKNKISVKKGSAVFKDKNTIWLPDTSKEEIQSEYFIIATGARPKEFPGLPFDGEKVLSSKHAMIQDSPPKTLAVIGAGAIGIEFADFYSSMGTQVTIVEMQDKILPLEDPEISNLLNRSFVKRGIQILTSVGVSEPKLESDGVSILLKGEGIAPEGERKKFDKVLVAIGVTPNTEGIHLEEIGIFLQKGFIKVDTKFRTKVSNIYAIGDCIGAPLLAHVASTEGVKAAEAISIQNKNPHGLVYEPLDYLKIPACTYCHPEVASVGLKEEEAKKSGIDVVIGKFPFRANGRAQALGEVEGMVKLVADRKTGEVLGAHLIGPNVTEILGEINLGMGSELTLKEIAGRIHAHPTLSESVMEAAAHALGEAINI; translated from the coding sequence ATGGCGGAAAACTACGACCTGACTGTGATCGGCGGAGGCCCTGGAGGATATGTGGCCGCCATTCGAGCTGCCCAACTCGGATTGAACGTATGTCTAGTAGAAAAAGAAAAACTAGGCGGGGTATGTTTGAATTGGGGATGTATTCCCACAAAAGCACTTTTAGAATCCGCACATTTATTAGAGTCCATTCGTAAATCTGAATCCTTCGGCCTGAAGGTAGAAAAAGCCTCTCCGGATTTTCCGAATATAATCAAACGTTCCAGAGGGGTTGCAGACACGATGTCTAACGGAGTCGAATTCTTAATGAAAAAGAATAAGATTTCCGTAAAGAAAGGAAGCGCAGTTTTCAAAGATAAAAATACGATCTGGCTTCCTGATACTTCTAAAGAAGAGATCCAATCCGAATATTTTATCATCGCAACAGGTGCCAGACCAAAAGAATTTCCAGGACTTCCATTCGATGGGGAGAAGGTCCTATCCAGCAAACATGCAATGATACAGGACTCTCCTCCTAAAACTCTGGCTGTCATTGGCGCAGGAGCTATAGGAATAGAATTTGCGGACTTCTACTCTAGCATGGGAACCCAAGTAACGATCGTAGAAATGCAGGACAAGATCCTTCCATTAGAAGATCCTGAAATATCCAACTTACTCAACCGCTCCTTCGTGAAAAGAGGCATCCAAATCCTTACAAGTGTAGGAGTTTCAGAACCGAAATTAGAATCGGATGGAGTGTCCATTCTTCTAAAAGGAGAAGGGATTGCCCCGGAAGGAGAAAGAAAAAAATTCGATAAGGTATTAGTTGCGATAGGAGTTACCCCAAATACGGAAGGGATCCATCTGGAAGAGATTGGAATATTTTTGCAAAAAGGATTTATCAAAGTAGATACTAAGTTTAGGACCAAGGTCTCTAATATCTATGCGATCGGAGACTGCATAGGAGCACCATTACTCGCCCATGTTGCTTCTACGGAAGGGGTAAAAGCAGCAGAAGCGATCTCCATCCAAAACAAAAATCCACACGGACTCGTGTATGAACCATTAGATTATCTTAAAATTCCTGCCTGTACATACTGCCATCCTGAAGTTGCCTCAGTAGGTTTAAAGGAAGAAGAAGCCAAAAAATCAGGTATAGACGTTGTAATAGGAAAATTCCCATTCAGAGCCAACGGTAGAGCCCAGGCCCTAGGCGAAGTAGAAGGAATGGTAAAACTAGTAGCAGACCGTAAAACGGGAGAGGTATTAGGAGCCCATCTAATCGGACCGAATGTGACCGAAATTTTAGGAGAGATCAATTTAGGAATGGGATCCGAACTGACCTTAAAAGAAATTGCGGGAAGGATCCATGCCCATCCTACACTTTCAGAATCCGTAATGGAAGCCGCAGCGCATGCTTTAGGAGAAGCGATTAATATCTAA
- a CDS encoding SDR family NAD(P)-dependent oxidoreductase: protein MSESITLIVGGSGAAGQSAIQAFKEHSSKTGQKWKIYSTTSGESQVEGSDITIPHIKLEEPEEAVSNIQKFLNKENANIDVLIYTPARGNLGYPVSETPDQDIIDTAKFCLDPMLDLEKKINPRITVGYSAYYYLPHLLTFYGSLAFIKKKMEEWAVQKPDSRKIIRAGTFFSQSVRGITIILQRLAKSSPHPDLQKLMEEQKSSGKKFGDFFIDYIQQKENESFGKNFPSIPYRITEPKDLKIALLKILEGEKSPIVSLVGDWIWTEDKLPEMPDYLKIR from the coding sequence ATGAGCGAGTCCATAACATTGATCGTAGGCGGGTCAGGAGCAGCTGGCCAAAGTGCGATCCAAGCATTCAAAGAACATTCCTCCAAAACAGGACAAAAATGGAAAATCTACTCCACTACCTCAGGAGAATCTCAGGTAGAAGGTTCTGACATAACAATTCCTCATATCAAACTGGAAGAGCCTGAAGAAGCAGTTTCGAATATTCAAAAATTCTTAAATAAAGAAAATGCAAATATAGATGTACTCATATACACACCTGCCAGAGGGAATTTAGGATACCCTGTATCCGAAACACCCGATCAGGACATTATCGACACGGCAAAATTCTGTTTAGATCCTATGTTGGATTTGGAGAAAAAAATCAATCCAAGGATCACAGTCGGATATTCCGCGTATTATTACCTTCCCCACTTGCTTACATTCTACGGTTCTTTAGCATTTATCAAAAAGAAAATGGAAGAATGGGCAGTCCAAAAACCGGATTCCAGAAAGATCATTCGTGCAGGAACTTTTTTCAGCCAAAGTGTAAGAGGGATTACTATCATTCTGCAAAGGCTTGCAAAATCTTCTCCTCATCCAGATCTACAAAAATTGATGGAAGAACAAAAATCCTCCGGCAAAAAGTTCGGAGACTTCTTCATTGATTATATCCAACAAAAGGAAAATGAAAGTTTCGGAAAAAACTTTCCATCCATTCCTTATAGGATCACTGAACCTAAGGATCTAAAAATTGCATTACTCAAAATTTTAGAAGGTGAGAAGTCGCCGATCGTTTCCTTAGTAGGAGATTGGATCTGGACGGAAGACAAACTTCCAGAAATGCCTGATTATTTGAAGATTAGGTAA
- a CDS encoding thiol-disulfide oxidoreductase DCC family protein encodes MSEFTDPIVLFDGVCNLCNGAVNVLLDLDKRKRLKFASLQSEYAKNLIQSKALEEKVRGIDSILFWDGKEIYNKSNAILEICSTLGGFWKIFLITYIIPRPIRNLFYDLIAKNRYKLFGKRESCRMPTPELKERILG; translated from the coding sequence TTGTCAGAATTTACAGATCCGATAGTATTATTTGATGGAGTTTGCAATTTATGCAACGGTGCAGTGAATGTACTTTTGGATCTGGACAAACGTAAAAGATTAAAATTTGCCAGCCTCCAATCCGAATATGCAAAAAACCTAATCCAATCTAAGGCCTTGGAGGAAAAAGTCCGGGGCATAGATAGTATCCTTTTCTGGGACGGAAAGGAGATTTATAATAAATCCAATGCCATTCTGGAGATCTGCTCAACACTCGGAGGATTTTGGAAAATTTTTCTGATTACCTATATCATTCCAAGACCCATTCGAAATCTGTTCTATGATCTGATCGCCAAAAATCGTTACAAACTTTTCGGAAAAAGAGAATCTTGCAGAATGCCGACCCCTGAACTAAAAGAGAGGATCCTAGGGTAA